The following proteins come from a genomic window of Manduca sexta isolate Smith_Timp_Sample1 chromosome 6, JHU_Msex_v1.0, whole genome shotgun sequence:
- the LOC115440915 gene encoding jupiter microtubule associated homolog 1 isoform X1 — protein sequence MNLPCFHLACTYSVKKKASEQRNANRDKMTSTSFNVGLNDTARLSSRVLRPPGGGHTDIFGSEPEPPRTGRRQVPQAAHISGQGDEVKATNGTDAPAANGQASTPEAPAPVEAKVESPTKVESPAKIESPPKIDSPTKPEQAKMEPPKRVRVPPGGFSSGLW from the exons ATGAATTTACCATGTTTCCATCTCGCTTGCACGTATTCCGTCAAAAAGAAGGCAAGCGAGCAGAG AAACGCAAACCGTGACAAGATGACTTCGACATCGTTCAACGTAGGCCTGAACGACACCGCGCGGCTGTCAAGCCGAGTGCTGCGCCCCCCGGGCGGCGGACACACCGACATCTTCGGCTCCGAGCCCGAGCCGCCGCGCACCGGCCGCCGTCAAGTACCGCAGGCTG CTCATATTTCAGGCCAAGGAGACGAAGTGAAAGCCACCAACGGCACAGACGCGCCAGCTGCCAACGGCCAGGCGTCCACGCCCGAAGCGCCCGCACCAGTGGAGGCTAAAGTTGAGAGCCCAACTAAAGTAGAAAGCCCAGCCAAGATCGAGAGCCCGCCCAAGATCGACAGCCCCACAAAGCCAGAACAGGCCAAAATGGAGCCTCCGAAGCGCGTCCGCGTCCCTCCGGGAGGTTTCTCTTCAGGTCTTTGGTAA
- the LOC115440915 gene encoding jupiter microtubule associated homolog 1 isoform X3: MSSERNANRDKMTSTSFNVGLNDTARLSSRVLRPPGGGHTDIFGSEPEPPRTGRRQVPQAAHISGQGDEVKATNGTDAPAANGQASTPEAPAPVEAKVESPTKVESPAKIESPPKIDSPTKPEQAKMEPPKRVRVPPGGFSSGLW; encoded by the exons ATGTCTAGCGAAAG AAACGCAAACCGTGACAAGATGACTTCGACATCGTTCAACGTAGGCCTGAACGACACCGCGCGGCTGTCAAGCCGAGTGCTGCGCCCCCCGGGCGGCGGACACACCGACATCTTCGGCTCCGAGCCCGAGCCGCCGCGCACCGGCCGCCGTCAAGTACCGCAGGCTG CTCATATTTCAGGCCAAGGAGACGAAGTGAAAGCCACCAACGGCACAGACGCGCCAGCTGCCAACGGCCAGGCGTCCACGCCCGAAGCGCCCGCACCAGTGGAGGCTAAAGTTGAGAGCCCAACTAAAGTAGAAAGCCCAGCCAAGATCGAGAGCCCGCCCAAGATCGACAGCCCCACAAAGCCAGAACAGGCCAAAATGGAGCCTCCGAAGCGCGTCCGCGTCCCTCCGGGAGGTTTCTCTTCAGGTCTTTGGTAA
- the LOC115440915 gene encoding jupiter microtubule associated homolog 1 isoform X2, giving the protein MNLPCFHLACTYSVKKKASEQRNANRDKMTSTSFNVGLNDTARLSSRVLRPPGGGHTDIFGSEPEPPRTGRRQVPQAGQGDEVKATNGTDAPAANGQASTPEAPAPVEAKVESPTKVESPAKIESPPKIDSPTKPEQAKMEPPKRVRVPPGGFSSGLW; this is encoded by the exons ATGAATTTACCATGTTTCCATCTCGCTTGCACGTATTCCGTCAAAAAGAAGGCAAGCGAGCAGAG AAACGCAAACCGTGACAAGATGACTTCGACATCGTTCAACGTAGGCCTGAACGACACCGCGCGGCTGTCAAGCCGAGTGCTGCGCCCCCCGGGCGGCGGACACACCGACATCTTCGGCTCCGAGCCCGAGCCGCCGCGCACCGGCCGCCGTCAAGTACCGCAGGCTG GCCAAGGAGACGAAGTGAAAGCCACCAACGGCACAGACGCGCCAGCTGCCAACGGCCAGGCGTCCACGCCCGAAGCGCCCGCACCAGTGGAGGCTAAAGTTGAGAGCCCAACTAAAGTAGAAAGCCCAGCCAAGATCGAGAGCCCGCCCAAGATCGACAGCCCCACAAAGCCAGAACAGGCCAAAATGGAGCCTCCGAAGCGCGTCCGCGTCCCTCCGGGAGGTTTCTCTTCAGGTCTTTGGTAA
- the LOC115440915 gene encoding jupiter microtubule associated homolog 1 isoform X4 — translation MSSERNANRDKMTSTSFNVGLNDTARLSSRVLRPPGGGHTDIFGSEPEPPRTGRRQVPQAGQGDEVKATNGTDAPAANGQASTPEAPAPVEAKVESPTKVESPAKIESPPKIDSPTKPEQAKMEPPKRVRVPPGGFSSGLW, via the exons ATGTCTAGCGAAAG AAACGCAAACCGTGACAAGATGACTTCGACATCGTTCAACGTAGGCCTGAACGACACCGCGCGGCTGTCAAGCCGAGTGCTGCGCCCCCCGGGCGGCGGACACACCGACATCTTCGGCTCCGAGCCCGAGCCGCCGCGCACCGGCCGCCGTCAAGTACCGCAGGCTG GCCAAGGAGACGAAGTGAAAGCCACCAACGGCACAGACGCGCCAGCTGCCAACGGCCAGGCGTCCACGCCCGAAGCGCCCGCACCAGTGGAGGCTAAAGTTGAGAGCCCAACTAAAGTAGAAAGCCCAGCCAAGATCGAGAGCCCGCCCAAGATCGACAGCCCCACAAAGCCAGAACAGGCCAAAATGGAGCCTCCGAAGCGCGTCCGCGTCCCTCCGGGAGGTTTCTCTTCAGGTCTTTGGTAA
- the LOC115440915 gene encoding jupiter microtubule associated homolog 1 isoform X5: MTSTSFNVGLNDTARLSSRVLRPPGGGHTDIFGSEPEPPRTGRRQVPQAAHISGQGDEVKATNGTDAPAANGQASTPEAPAPVEAKVESPTKVESPAKIESPPKIDSPTKPEQAKMEPPKRVRVPPGGFSSGLW, encoded by the exons ATGACTTCGACATCGTTCAACGTAGGCCTGAACGACACCGCGCGGCTGTCAAGCCGAGTGCTGCGCCCCCCGGGCGGCGGACACACCGACATCTTCGGCTCCGAGCCCGAGCCGCCGCGCACCGGCCGCCGTCAAGTACCGCAGGCTG CTCATATTTCAGGCCAAGGAGACGAAGTGAAAGCCACCAACGGCACAGACGCGCCAGCTGCCAACGGCCAGGCGTCCACGCCCGAAGCGCCCGCACCAGTGGAGGCTAAAGTTGAGAGCCCAACTAAAGTAGAAAGCCCAGCCAAGATCGAGAGCCCGCCCAAGATCGACAGCCCCACAAAGCCAGAACAGGCCAAAATGGAGCCTCCGAAGCGCGTCCGCGTCCCTCCGGGAGGTTTCTCTTCAGGTCTTTGGTAA
- the LOC115440923 gene encoding LOW QUALITY PROTEIN: gamma-taxilin (The sequence of the model RefSeq protein was modified relative to this genomic sequence to represent the inferred CDS: inserted 1 base in 1 codon; deleted 1 base in 1 codon), producing the protein MEAAAEETQKDGTESVQTDSNSIDKAQAPAVPEPKKNRNNDRMKKDDKNLEQFMKSLNSIPTLEEKLSLVCKKYVQTADENKKLQFYIKQSDKRYALILKEKEQLQLEFNKTVLVKSKLENLCRELQKQNKAIKEESLLKIREEEERRKETQAKFQNTLSEITALLQQNNEKNAKLRDDNISMSEKFKSVVQQYQLREQQVDKMAKQMALESQLSDAKLQKASLEHQADRERLMAEMEQIKVNVAQYRAKIVELQGTETNLRSQLAVYTDKYDEFQKALVKSNQVFGGFKEQMEMMTKKIKKLEKESLSWKKRWETSQTALIEMCTERQAGEERAAASAKHLHHMQGLCRMLQAERAALLSTLKEHNIERPPLPTPPPAPAPPPAPAPASNAKVDAMAANCAQIRQSLAHLQSQLNVLTSKQQNSTPEEPPKPDKPKKSKSKKKSQKAQEKLEAEEVAKETEESQPSASEEKVESALENSDEKXDDKTLESLIEAINSANINLCDLEVGNGENDDVLEEILKGVESTTLESTDIDSPVVEPPSVANNGDILKEEMSKIETLVTELNETEDKPEVTEKVEEVAKNVEVSEVAKNVEVSKVESAKVEIAKEEKTNKENVEVTTVTSES; encoded by the exons atggaagCAGCAGCAGAAGAAACTCAAAAAGATGGCACGGAGAGTGTACAAACCGATAGCAATAGTATT GACAAAGCGCAAGCCCCAGCAGTTCCAGAGCCAAAAAAGAACCGAAACAACGACCGCATGAAAAAAGATGACAAAAACTTAGAACAGTTCATGAAATCGCTAAATTCAATACCAACTTTAGAGGAGAAATTGTCTcttgtttgcaaaaaatatGTGCAAACAGCAGATGAGAATAAGAAACTACAGTTTTATATCAAACAGTCAGATAAAAGATATGCTTTGATATTAAAAGAGAAAGAACAGTTGCAACTTGAGTTTAATAAGACGGTACTTGTGAAGTCCAAGCTGGAAAATCTGTGCCGTGAGCTGCAGAAACAGAATAAGGCTATTAAG GAAGAATCCCTGCTGAAAATCCGGGAAGAGGAAGAGCGCCGCAAGGAAACGCAGGCCAAGTTCCAAAACACATTATCAGAAATCACAGCACTGCTCCAACAGAATAATGAGAAGAATGCTAAGCTCCGAGACGACAACATCAGCATGAGTGAAAAGTTTAAGAGTGTTGTGCAGCAGTACCAGCTTAGAGAACAACAG GTGGACAAAATGGCGAAACAGATGGCTTTAGAATCTCAACTCTCGGACGCTAAGCTGCAGAAGGCCAGCCTGGAACACCAAGCAGACCGCGAGCGATTGATGGCTGAGATGGAACAGATAAAAGTGAATGTGGCGCAGTACAGGGCCAAGATAGTGGAACTACAGGGAACTGAGACAA atcTCCGTAGTCAGTTAGCAGTGTATACTGACAAATATGATGAGTTCCAGAAAGCTTTAGTGAAGAGCAACCAAGTGTTTGGTGGTTTCAAGGAACAGATGGAAATG ATGACGAAGAAGATCAAGAAGCTTGAGAAAGAGTCGCTGTCGTGGAAGAAGCGCTGGGAGACATCACAGACCGCGCTCATAGAGATGTGCACCGAGAGACAAGCTGGAGAGGAACGAGCTGCGGCCAGCGCCAAGCACCTGCATCACATGCAGGGGCTGTGTCGCATGCTGCAG GCGGAGCGCGCGGCGCTGCTGTCGACGCTGAAGGAGCACAACATCGAGCGGCCGCCGCTGCCCACGCCgccgcctgcgcccgcgccgccgcccgcgcccgcgcccgcctccAACGCCAAG GTTGACGCCATGGCGGCAAACTGCGCACAA ATCAGACAGAGTCTCGCACACTTACAAAGTCAACTAAATGTGCTTACGAGCAAACAGCAGAACAGCACACCAGAGGAACCGCCCAAGCCGGACAAACCGAAGAAATCCAAGTCCAAAAAGAAGAGTCAGAAGGCTCAGGAGAAACTCGAAGCTGAGGAAGTTGCCAAAGAAACAGAGGAAAGCCAACCCAGTGCAAGTGAGGAGAAAGTAGAAAGTGCTTTGGAAAATAGCGATGAAA TCGATGATAAAACACTAGAAAGCCTAATTGAAGCCATAAATAGCGCCAATATCAATCTTTGCGACCTAGAAGTAGGCAATGGCGAAAATGATGATGTACTTGAAGAAATACTAAAAGGTGTAGAAAGTACAACACTAGAAAGCACTGACATTGATAGCCCAGTAGTTGAACCACCTAGTGTTGCAAATAATGGAGACATTTTAAAAGAGGAAATGTCTAAAATTGAAACTTTAGTAACAGAATTAAATGAAACTGAAGATAAACCCGAAGTAACAGAGAAAGTTGAAGAAGTAGCTAAGAATGTTGAAGTTTCAGAAGTAGCTAAGAATGTAGAAGTTTCAAAAGTAGAAAGTGCAAAAGTTGAAATTGCTAAAGAAGAAAAAACCAATAAGGAGAATGTGGAAGTGACAACTGTTACAAGCGAATCATAA
- the LOC115440915 gene encoding jupiter microtubule associated homolog 1 isoform X6: MTSTSFNVGLNDTARLSSRVLRPPGGGHTDIFGSEPEPPRTGRRQVPQAGQGDEVKATNGTDAPAANGQASTPEAPAPVEAKVESPTKVESPAKIESPPKIDSPTKPEQAKMEPPKRVRVPPGGFSSGLW; encoded by the exons ATGACTTCGACATCGTTCAACGTAGGCCTGAACGACACCGCGCGGCTGTCAAGCCGAGTGCTGCGCCCCCCGGGCGGCGGACACACCGACATCTTCGGCTCCGAGCCCGAGCCGCCGCGCACCGGCCGCCGTCAAGTACCGCAGGCTG GCCAAGGAGACGAAGTGAAAGCCACCAACGGCACAGACGCGCCAGCTGCCAACGGCCAGGCGTCCACGCCCGAAGCGCCCGCACCAGTGGAGGCTAAAGTTGAGAGCCCAACTAAAGTAGAAAGCCCAGCCAAGATCGAGAGCCCGCCCAAGATCGACAGCCCCACAAAGCCAGAACAGGCCAAAATGGAGCCTCCGAAGCGCGTCCGCGTCCCTCCGGGAGGTTTCTCTTCAGGTCTTTGGTAA
- the LOC115440917 gene encoding translation initiation factor IF-2 has translation MEAGVGRQSRLLGRLLGKLRGDHHKYNTLDKRFSITSSGMSESTGCGSTNDDEEMELGAGTVPPISSSAPIDDGQFAANIDLRYGGQYLTPEQLPEFCDQLHHLVEVIRNIQSYAKVTGEYPSKLERRLEEEAREVSALAAEARNAREVVARARTQRRAVRAQRKHLTAHLASLRETEVRELESTVRLSDRKLYKSWEVLKDSTDPVVFEPLLDEVKNKQTALECLVRLIESRQSALARTTAPPQPLPPPEPRDNEDTTATTGPY, from the exons ATGGAGGCCGGTGTCGGGCGACAGTCGCGTCTGTTGGGCCGGCTGCTCGGCAAGCTGCGTGGCGACCATCACAAGTACAACACGCTCGACAAACGCTTCTCTATCACCTCTAGCGG CATGAGCGAGAGCACCGGCTGCGGGAGCACCAATGACGATGAGGAGATGGAGCTGGGCGCAGGCACGGTGCCGCCCATCTCTTCCAGCGCACCCATCGACGACGGACAGTTTGCTGCCAATATAGATCTCAG GTACGGAGGACAATATCTGACGCCGGAGCAGTTGCCAGAGTTCTGTGACCAGCTTCATCACCTGGTCGAGGTTATCAGAAACATACAGTCTTATGCGAAAGTCACGGGGGAGTATCCAAG TAAACTAGAGCGCCGTTTGGAAGAGGAGGCGCGCGAGGTGTCAGCACTGGCGGCGGAGGCGCGCAACGCTCGGGAGGTGGTGGCTCGCGCGCGCACTCAGCGCCGGGCGGTGCGCGCGCAGAGGAAACATCTCACCGCGCATCTCGCCAGTCTGCGGGAGACTG AGGTTCGTGAACTGGAAAGCACCGTGCGGCTGTCGGATAGGAAACTGTACAAGAGTTGGGAGGTGCTCAAAGACTCCACCGACCCTGTGGTCTTCGAACCTTTGCTCGATGAAGTTAAG AACAAGCAAACGGCACTGGAATGTCTCGTTCGTTTGATAGAAAGCCGACAGTCTGCTCTCGCTCGCACAACAGCGCCACCACAACCGTTACCTCCACCGGAACCGAGGGACAATGAAG ACACAACAGCTACTACAGGACCCTAC